From the genome of Salvia splendens isolate huo1 chromosome 7, SspV2, whole genome shotgun sequence:
CCTGCCCTTGTTGCATAATTAGATCCCTATTTGACATTTGTAAAGAGAAATGAAAATCAGAATCCATTCATCGCTTTAATGTGAGCGCACACAGCGCAGTTACCAacttcaaatatgcacattaaAAAAGTTAACGATAGCGCTGAGccgattaaaaaataaaataaagttccTTTGAAATATAGAAAACGAGCATCAAGAAATGTGGTCAAATGCATATTGCTTTGGAAGTTGAAGAGGAGAAGATCGTGAGACGAGGACTGTGTTGGAGAAATAGATCTGCATTTTTCatttaaatacattaattatttgTGAAAAGACTGTTTGTCCTTTCACTCATTTTTCCCCACACGTGTCCCcattttttagttttgttttggagacataatttatattttcatactAACGTCCCTAAAAAAATTGCTAGTAAATCATAGTACTACTAGGAAAGTATATAGAGTTCAATTTGTGTCTATTTCATTTACTAAAAGTTTCAaactttttaattatataatgtaCTACTTTCGTCCATTACTAGGAGTTTTATTTCTTGTCGGCACATGTTTTATGAAAAATTGATGAAAAGATTTAATAGAATATGAATCTCagttagtattaattttaaataaaatatgagtgtaatgagttagtgaaatgtatagtttattatcatttatagtGAAAATGAACTAGTGCTCATATTCGTGGACGaaccgaaatagaaaaatggggcTCATAATCGCCGAAGAGAGGGATTAGTAATTACGTACTTTTTTTAGctttaaattttcaattaattgtCTTAAAGTTCTCCTtatcaataatttcattttcttataAATTACAGGGACTCGTGATAATATACCCTAATTACTTTTATTAGCAATAACGCGAgcttaaaataataatagtatgaCATGAGATTCGATGTTTTAAATATTAACTTATACTCCTTTCGTCCTACAATATGAGTCACTTTTATTGtgagcatgagttttaagaaatgtaaagaatagtgatttggaaaagttagtggaatatgagactcatttttttatattaattatataataaaatgtgagtaaagtaAGTTAGGGGAATGTGTGATCTGCTTATCATAtatgataaaattgaaatgcaactcttattatgggatgaACCAAAATGGTAAAGTATGActattattatgggacggagggagtacgtacTAACAAGTTCATCATCACTTAAATGTGCCGAATGGATTATTGTATAATATCTTAATTAGTTGGCCTTTTAGCCGgacattatataattaaataatatgcCGCATATTTTACAAAATGTAAGTATGCCGTATAGTTTTATTAGTTGAGGAGTGATCAATTGTTgcctcatcatttaattgctaactacaactaatttaagacaaTAAGATTTgagaaatcttgtggtctatAGTTTAaggtgtaattttatttttcttttttaatattaaaaagataataacaaatatcaaatttagggtttagaaacacaatgtcaatacggtgtatgaaatacatcaacacaaagacatgacaatatcaatacaatttcatattgacattgtacaagcattgtattgacatattatgtgtcgtgtattgatatatatatatatatatatatatatatatatatatatatatataggagtgcATTACCCTCCTTATCACCCCCTAGTATAAAATATATGACTAATATAATCCCTTGGATCTATTAATCTAATGGCTATGATTAAAAGCATCGCCGTACATTATTATACCATTTTCGTACATTAAAAGACAATTTGGGTATATTACTGTTACATCATTTATATGAATTAGTACATTAACCTAATGTATACATTAATGTGTTTTAATGTATATGTCCCTTCTATGTAATGTAGATTATAATTTATTGAATGAGTGACGAAAGTTATATCCATttcccaagggtttagcaatccatgaggctagggtatagtactgACTCAGTAACACAACGTTCACTAGGGTAATCTTGTggatactataccctagccatATGGATAAGTTAACCCTAGGGGACTGGATCTAACTTCCTCCGGCTAGTGAACGTTATGTTAATATGatggtactacaccctagccctaTGGACTACTAAACCCTTGGTAAATGATGCTAACTTTCGGCCCTAAGGGAATTAATACGATGCTACATTATTGGATAAGTGATGTATGATATACCCATAATAATGTACGATAATGTACGTTATCATGGGTATATTGTACATTATCGTCCGACTCATGTTTTTTTGGATggaagctatactatatatCATCTACAAATTCACAAAAGCATGAGTCGGATAGTAATGTACGatatacccatgataatgtaCGTAATGTGCATTATCATGGGTATATCGTACATTATCGTCCGACTCATGCTTTTGTGGATGGAAGCTATACTATATAGCATCTACAAATTCACAAAAGCATGAGTCGGATAATAATGTACAATATACCTATGATAATGTGTACATTATTCAGTCACCTTCGTACATTTATGTGTGAGGCTCGTACATTAAAATACCATTTTCATACATTAACATCATGTACTAATAGAACATGATGTACAAATATAACTACATCATGTAGCGAAGTCATGTACAATTGAGCTTTACCATTTTTACCCTTTtcgattattttattaatttttaaattgcaAGTGGCTTCCATGTCAACCATCAGATCACACCTAATCAATGGATGAAATTAGTTTTCCTTTTTAATAGTTTTTTACACATTAATTTGAatgcatccatatatatatatatggtcctcTTCTGATGCTTATAACAAGTACAagttatttaatttcttttatttcagcATATTTCTGACCAGCAATTCAAAACCATACCAAACATAATTTGCTCAAATAGTCAAATGCATGTCACGATATCAATGCAAAGTCAAAATCGATCTCTACCACGTTCAAATAAACTAGATATAAGTTTGCCGTTTTGCTTCTTTAAGTTGCAGTGTGCCAAATTGCCAATCAATTTGGTATGTAAATAATGTAATGATGGAAAACAAGAAGTGTGATTtataacttaattaatttgtaattttgttcaAAAGATGTAAGACGTTGCAATTCATGCAAAATAATCGTGAGATATCATAAATTAATCATCTACATTATATCATGTTGCTTACAACAAACACTAATGTAAGATAAATAAAGATAATAACTCAGATATTGGTCAATTTgctgtgttattttttttattattttcaagtGAGTGGAAAGATATTGCAaatcatatttaaatttaataactaTATATTATTAAAAGATTCATGGGATGTATCAAACCTACAGAGAAAATGTATCAAACCTATagagaaacaatatatatatcgAGTCAACTACAAAAAATTGTATCTGATGAATGTTATTTACATATTTGCAGTATCTCGTGAAAATTAATTACACTAGAGGATTATGGTGAAAGAGTTTATTATACTTGAAGTACTATTTTTGTACTGGTTTCATACTTTTTTTTTGCCCttttatatttacattttttttgctTTAGATGACAGTTTGGATAACAAAAATTTCAGACTGCGTTTGACATTCGTatctagaaattaaaaataaataaaaggctCTGAATTGGAATAGTATCATTTGTACAATTTTAATGAGCTACATAACGGTAGAGGACAATACAAAAAGATACCCCAGCAAAGGATCTTACCATATACTAGTACTTAACTACTTATTTAAATAAGTAGTGGTAGGTAATAATTAGTTAGCCAAATAACTTGAGAGCATGTTTGAGTATATTCTTCTATCTTCTTATTCTTTATTTGAAAGTTGAAACTGTTTTCAACTTTGCATGCACCAGATCTTACTTCCCTACGTGGAGGACACAACACAACCTTCAAATAGTAGCTAGAAAATAGCCTTTTTCAAATATCACAAAGTATTTTTCATAACAGAAACAAATTGTTTCAATTCCTAACACAAAGTTACATGTAGAGGGTATCAAGCTATACCTTACAAGTGGTATACATTATCCAAAATATAAAACCCATTATTAATGTGCAATATTAATTCTATTCTAAGGTATAACAAATTTCtttgaaaattttgtaattttcttgAAATAGAGGAACGATAATGTGCAATATTAATTCTATTCTAAGGTATAACAAATTTCTTtcaaaattttgtaattttcttgAAATAAAGGAACGAAAACGTCTATTCTTCCATCGCCGGCGAAGGAGGGGAGAAGGAATATGATCCCCTCTATGGGCGAGAAGGAGGGCAAGAATATGTATGGCGTTCCACTTCCTAAATCAAGATCATAAAATGGGAACCTTAACCAACTATTAACTTCCAAATTAGGCCACAATATCATTTCTTCTGTGTCTGCATTGGGAACAAGATCTTCCGCCTTCACCTCATGATTGGCAAAGTCGATGAACGATTTGAAGTAGTCGTCGTTCACATTCGTGACTGCCTCGTGCAAAATCTTGGCCGCGTAGGGGAGAGGCGCGTCTAAGAGGTCGTCCACTTTGGCCTTTGCAAATGCCCACAACACCAAATTCCCAAAATATTCATTTGGAACCCTAGGGTTTAGTCGTGCCTGGCCGTCCACTGAGATCCTCAGTTGGGTGGTCTCGGATCCATTCAAGCCGCGTGCCTTTGTAACAACTCTCCATAGATGAGCCAAGAGGCTCTCGAAAGTGCTAAAAGGCTTCTTCGATCCATTCATCGAAGAAGCCCTAACTTTGACCTTGGAGAGAAATTCCGAGGTGAAGTGAACTTTGTGTGCCACGATGTCCTCCACATTATGATCTATCAAAGGGTACACTTTCTTGATGTTTTTAGATATGTATTCCGCCCCTCTATGTTGAAAGTCAACTTTAGGGGGATTTCGAGGGGAGAATATTGTAAGATCATTAAATGGCAATGATGTAATTTCAAGTCCCCTCGAAGCTAACCCCCATGCTACCAAAAAGTTGCTTGTGGCATGACCATCCTCCACTCGGTGGTGGGTGGTGAAGCCCACCACCATCGAGCCACACGAGAATCTGGTGAGCTGAACTTGAAGGAACTCTACCACGCCCTCCAAACTAGGGTGCATGCTTAGGTGGTGAGCGGCGATTTGAGTTGACGCAAGTGGATCaagctatatggaagataactgaaccgagtggatcagttagcaaatgtcgttgccattTGATCAAGGCGTCCTCTCTCGTCCCCACCgcaaatatatttataactcccaaactcgcactactttaacagtaaagcggcaagtacgAGGTCGGTCCCATAGAGAAAccggtgtatcgagtgtgtgagtagtgaacagagGTCGACTGCTaccacgctttaagttgggagtttttaaGCTACTGGATTACGCTAGGCAAAAAAtaaactatctacttgatcaaggcaCTCATCATGCTGGAAGAAACAGAAATTGGACCAAGTGAATGACAGGTTGAAATAAAGACTAGCTACCTAATCACGCTACGAAACCGCAAAAACACCTTGACATTCAACATAATGAAATACTAGATCAGAGACTTAAAAGCGAAACTAAAACCGGAACTGTAAATACGATGACGAAAACAAAGTAACTCCGATTTTTATACTCAATGCTCAAAACAGTGTTGTGAACATGCGGAATATAAAAAGATCAATTCTTTAACTACGGAACAACACgtaatttaaactaagctaacaactTCAGGAAATAAGAAAGCGAGTAAAGCCGAGAAGCTCTTGGTCGGAAACTTGGGATGgcgccgaacagatattgagTATTCTGTCGCGCTCCCTCCGGTCGCTCTCTCTCTAATTGACCATTtctctaactaagctatctttGGAACTGGAAACTAAATtagaaaagaagataaaaaggaTGATTATTTTATGAGCTTTTTTCGAACCCCTTTCTAATGGTGGCacgtcctctatttataagctcgccgCAACGACCTCCAGCTAGGATAATGTCATCAGCAGCGAATAATCGTCCTTGCTGGGATTGAGCGTCTCATCAATTGATACGtgcccttcttctagaatgtcgtcGTTCCTCCATAACAGAATGATGAGTCAGCTTCGTCTTCGCGTCTTacgtatcagcacgtgtccccttctagaacttCGTCCTTGATAACTGCTTGATGATCACCATCCAGCGCATCAGCCTCACGTGCTTCTCCTCTAGAACGTcgtggtccccgcctaactgcttgatcatcCCCTTGATCATTCCACCCGATTTTTGGcttttttcgccttttgtaccaacttgatcagcttggccttgttgcccttggtcaagcgacattcctgcacaattaacactcgctttgcacgataaactgatcaagtagcatacattttattcctaaaccgatgcatgaaataggccttatcattAGCAAAGTCGCGGAAGGGCTAAAAGTGACGGATTGATCTAGATCGCGATCAACCGATGCCTCCACAAACCTAACACCCTCATCATTCAAAAAAATGATAGGATCGCTATTGCTATCTTTGCTGAGCCTCCCGGCCCACCCACGATATGCGGCCAACGACTTCCTTAGGCCTTGCTCGATGGTTGCATTGGGCGGGGTTGGAGGgcgaaattatctttaatttgatatatgttgtgcaaaaaaataatttaaatcaagaaagttatatgcgttttaaagttatgagatatttttcaaaagttagttataactaatttgttgtaaattgaccttaatacctttattgacgtttttttgttgatcgtattaaCATTCCGGGGCTGATAATCTAGGCCTTTGATTTAaatatctaatggctattatttagttagcaatataacactctcctatatatatatatatatatatatatatatatagataatgAATCATTTAATTTCTTAACCACCCTTAAATCCCTTTACACCTGTAAATAATTAAATGCAAGGTACTTGGTACTTATATAAAACTTTTTTCAAGAGAGAAagacaaattcaccaaattgagATATGCTCTACTTAATTGATAAAACGACATAAGTAAAATGAATAATCACTGGAAGTAATTTATCCCAAAAGTTGAATTTACTTTCTCGGGACAGTAAACCATAAATCATGAACACACATTAATGCACCTTAAATGCCGGATGGGTCTTATTTCTATCAGTTTTTTTCAAAGAATAATGCTAtacggccacattatggccagccataaattaattaaataataaaaaaaattgattttttttttaattttttgatttaatactacttgattttacttttatatcatcttcattatatgttgctcaacatgttagtgttgttctttcgtagtttttgctcaacttattactactgtcatttcttgattgttgctcaacgtatacagtaattcgtgatattaatgtgttttgcGTAAttgaattcaaagataagtatcaactcacaagtccattcacacacatataagtttatatcggtaattctaattttttttatacatgtaaatggactaaattaactctttatggccggccacattatgaccatttagcatcaccCTTTTTCGAATAGCATATTGTTATTTTCAAGtatatactatatcattaaatatcatatttaaatttattatttttaataaataataatcacattaattctattaatttatttattcacgTTGTCATTTAATTAATCAtgcaaaaatataatttatattcatttaacATTTTCCACCACTTTTGTTTAAGATTCATGCCGAGTTTTTTCCACCgcttttaatttctttaataTTCGTTCTgagttttataaaatgataatgcCATTCAATACACATTGCTATATAACATAGAATATATATTTTACTAACCTTTTCCATTACACTTCTTTACACCCTGTAAGATTCGCGCCGagttttataaaatgaaaatgccATTCAATGCGGATTACTACTCGTCTGGAAGATTCGTGCCGagttttataaaatgaaaatgtcaTTCAATGTACATTACTACACAACAATGAATTCAAACAAACATTCTAAACACATCAGTACTCCTCCGAATTCCATTAAAAgtcccattttttttttatcgaattttaaaaaattgtttaattttatattaaaagtgGAGTAAAAAACTTAGTGAAGTGTGATGTaaatcatacttttatatattagttttaaaataaaatgttagaagAGTGAGTAAGTGAAATATGAGGTCTACTTgcttaaaagtgaaataagacatTCCAATTAAGCTgaataaaatgaaacttttgACGGGGACTAGAACGAGTACTTCtaacttaattaaaaaattaataaagaagTTATCATCTGGCTAAACTAAACCACAAAGTCATTCCAAATAATTGTAATGTCATCGATGAGTCATGCCATGCATGCAAGACGAGTGGGCCACAGTCAGTGGAACCCTGCTACGCCCTAAAAACGGGTCGGGTCATGGAGTATGGGTCGCCATACCGCTTTGGAGAAATAAAGCACGGTTTTCCTCGGGTCGGGTGGCTTTGGAACTTTGACTGTGAGACGACGACAATACCGAAGCCCGCTGTCGTCTCATCTCCCTCCTTCCCTCTCTCCACTGTTTCTACTAATTTCAATAGAGATATAGAGATTACTATGCTGCTACAGTTGTTGAAAAACACAACACATTAATAGGCTAGCCTACCTACacctacatgtatatatatatatatagccatAGAGACCCCTtcattttactctctctctcaaatctaAGTCAGAAACCTCTCTCtgtttctctttttcttcttcatcaatgGCGGGTAATTCCGGGTTCGGGGATGACCCGCTAGCACCCGGGTGCTACTCTCAGCTTCTATTCAGCGATGAGATTTCGGGTCTGGATTCGGATGGTTGCTTCGGCTTTGATGATAATATTGGTAATCCGAAAATGCTCTGTTTTGGTGATTATGGAAATGCCAACAAAATGGAGCAGAAACCCGGATTCACATGCATGGATCCGTCACCCAAAAA
Proteins encoded in this window:
- the LOC121741702 gene encoding agmatine coumaroyltransferase-2-like — its product is FRPPTPPNATIEQGLRKSLAAYRGWAGRLSKDSNSDPIIFLNDEGVRFVEASVDRDLDQSVTFSPSATLLMIRPISCIAVIKDEVLEGDTLEGVVEFLQVQLTRFSCGSMVVGFTTHHRVEDGHATSNFLVAWGLASRGLEITSLPFNDLTIFSPRNPPKVDFQHRGAEYISKNIKKVYPLIDHNVEDIVAHKVHFTSEFLSKVKVRASSMNGSKKPFSTFESLLAHLWRVVTKARGLNGSETTQLRISVDGQARLNPRVPNEYFGNLVLWAFAKAKVDDLLDAPLPYAAKILHEAVTNVNDDYFKSFIDFANHEVKAEDLVPNADTEEMILWPNLEVNSWLRFPFYDLDLGSGTPYIFLPSFSPIEGIIFLLPSFAGDGRIDVFVPLFQENYKILKEICYTLE